A stretch of DNA from Kazachstania africana CBS 2517 chromosome 3, complete genome:
TCCGAATCATTGTCATGCTTACTTGCATTTACAGGTGTCTGGCTTCGAGAATTGAGTGTTAAGTTCGTTAGTTCTAAACAATTTGACATTCCATGGAAATATTGGCCTTTGTATGTCATCGCAACTACGTTATGCTTTACTTTGGCGACTGTAAATAGAACTAATTGCATATTACTGGGACTTTTCTAcatttttgatcttttccaACTCATTAAATTACGTCATTACAAGAAGGCATTCTTAATTCCTTTCCTAGCGGGATTTCTCATGTTCTCCTGTATCATTTATCAACAGTATTACATTCCATTCAGGACATTTTGTCCTCAAAGAGGTGAATGGTGTCATACACAAATTTATGGATTCATTACAAAGGAATcattatattcttttattcAATCAAGATATTGGAACGTTGGATTTTTACGTTACTGGACGATAAGTAACGTaccaaattttattatGGGCTTCCCAAACTTGATAATACTTGTATATTCGATAATTTATTTCACTAGAGTGTATCCAATTAACAATCTTAAGCCATTATGTTTAATAAGTGGAGGATTTCTCAttataatgatttttttggcACATTTCCAGATTATAAATAGATTAATAACGTTTATCCCACTTCATCTTTGGTACCTTGCCGATCGATTAGTTAAGAAAGGTCAAATCAAAGAGGGCAAGATGATGAGAGGTGGTGATGATACGATCGTTAAAAGTTACATATATTGGTTGATGATTTGGATACCTGTACAGACGGTGCTGTTTGCATGCTTCTTACCACCTGCATGAATTAATTTAcgattatataaaaaagaataaatgCTAATTTTGTTGGTTTTCCTTCTTTAGTAGGTATATATCATTATACATGgaataaatttataaaatctttgattagaacaaaaagaagttatctgttgttgttttgtTCCAGTTATttactttcattttttgttcaattCTTGAGCTTTTTCgaattcttctttgaatttatccGCATTTTCCTTGTTACCGAACCTAATGGCAAAAGTGAAAGCTTCTGGAGCACCTTCAGCGATATCAGCGGTACAACTGTAAACCCATGATCTATCGGAACCAACATTTGGTTTCAAACTATATTCAGGAGCAATGATATGATTAGCACAGACTTTTAGAGTCTTATCTCTTCTCATCAGTAATCTGACTTTACCGGTGGCTTTATTCTTTAAGAATTTAGCATCACCAGTGCCTCTTTCCTTCCATTCCTTGGCGTCAGCATCGAATCTAAATAATTTTGCCCTCACTTTGAAAAgaacttcttcatcttcttctaaagtTTTGACGTCGACTTTTTCTAAATGAACCACTGGTTCGAAATGAACATCTGGttcttcgtcttcttcgTCGTTCTTCTTTGGTTCGTCTTTCTTGGATTCATCGTCAGCTTTGTCTTCCTTCTTAACCTCAGTTTCTGGTTTCTTACCACCGAACATGGAGAAAACGGCAGAAGAAGGTGGCTTTGgagcagaagaagattcttCTTGTTTGGTAACTGGTTCAGACATAGCGAAGTGTGTGATAGGGGTATGCTTGCTGCGTTGTAAGTGTACTGTTTactctctctctctctctctttaTCCAagctattgaaaatttttctaatcttAAGAGGAATTCCTCCAGTAtgtcaaaattttggatccacgaaattcatcatcattgtaTACGTCAATCACTGTATACGattttttgcaaaattttataaaatcattatcGACGGAAGaaactttcatttttctccaaaaaaaaaaaccgCCGAGGAAAAAATCTTCCGCCCCTTAAAATTTCAACCTGATGGCGAAAGGTCGGGTAACGAGTGTATTGcacaaaaagaaattacaTCTTCTCTTGCACAGAGGAAAGGAGGACCCGTatttcttatataagaaCTCTATTTTTGGATTGTATATTATGGAGCTTCTGTAAAGTATTTAGCCCGCCCATCTCTCAGGTATACTTATTTACTCGCAGGTAGTTCcacattttcaaagtttttaACTGGCTTCTCTGTTGATATCTTATTCAGAGAAGTATTAAAACACCAAGAAGAGTTACTATTTTACAAAGCAAAATATTATCACTTGCAGTTTAAACATGGCTGATCCTATGTCTCCTATTAGCCCTCTGGCTAATAGCACTCCTAACTTCGTCACAAACAGTATCCAGCAACAGCAAACCGTCCCACCATCAAGAAGACATCATAGAAGAATGTCCtctttaaatgaatttaatgatcCTTTCTCAAATGctgaaatttattatgGACCTGCTACTGATCCAAGGAAAGTTAgtacaaagaagaaatttaataGAACAAGAACAATGAgtgttttcaataaagtttCAGATTATAAAAGTAATATCCCCAAGGATCATCATTTAAAGAGACGTGGTTCAGAGGATGATACACTATTAGCAAGTCAAGGTAATCGTAGATTTTTCATCGATGATGTGGATAAGACGTTGGAAGAATTATTGGCAAATGAAGATACCGAtagaaattatcaaattacCATTGAAGATACAGGTCCAAAAGTCTTAAAAATTGGTACTGCAAATTCTCATGGTTATAATCATGTCAATATTAGAGGTACTTATATgctttcaaatcttctaCAAGAATTAACCATTGCTAAAAGTTTTGGAAgacatcaaatttatttagaTGAAGCACgtattaatgaaaatccAGTTAATAGATTATCAAGATTAATTACAAatcaattttggaataatttaacaagaagaattgatttaaataatatagGTGAAATTGCAATGGATACTAAAATTGATACCCCTGAAGCCAAAAATCCAAGAGTTTATGTCCCTTATAACTGTCCAGATCAATACGAATTTTATATTCAAGCTTCACAAATGAATCCATCATTAAAATTAGAAGTCGAATATTtgccaaaaaatattacacCAGAATACGTTAAATCTTTAAACAGAACTCCAGGTTTATTAGCATTAGCAATGGAAGAACATGTTAACCCATCTACTGGtgaaaaatcattaatCGGTTATCCATACGCAGTACCTGGCGGAagatttaatgaattatatGGTTGGGATTCTTACATGATGGCATTAGGTCTATTAGAAAGTAACAAAATTGATGTAGCAAAGGGAATGGTAgaacatttcatttttgaaattgaacatTATggcaaaattttaaatgcAAATAGAAGTTACTATCTTTGTAGATCTCAACCACCTTTCTTAACAGATATGGCCCATATTGTCTTTAGTAGAATTGGTGGTAATAATAATCCAAATgctataaattttttgaaaagagcATTTAAAGCCGCTatcaaagaatataaaaCCGTTTGGTGTGCATCTCCAAGATATGATCCTGAAACTGGATTTTCCTGTTATCATCCAGATGGTATTGGTATTCCACCTGAAACTGAACCTGATCATTTTGATACCATTTTATTACCTTACACTAAAAAATATAACgtttcatttgaagaattcagACGCATGTATAACGAAAAGGAAGTTGATGAACCTGAATTGGATGAATTCTTCTTACATGATCGTGGTGTTAGAGAATCTGGTCATGACACCACTTATAGATTTGAGGGTGTGTGCGCTTATCTTGGTACTATTGATCTAAATGCTTTACTTTATAAATATGAAGTCGATATTGccaatttcattgaaaaatattgtaaagGTAAATATGAAGATCCTGAAGATGGTACAATGTCTACCACGGAAGATTGGAAAAACTTAGCtgagaagagaaaagaaaatatcacCAAGTATATGTGGGATGAAGAATCAGGCTTCTTTTTCGATTATAACGTTAAAGCTAAAGAAAGAACATCTTACGAATCAGCAACCACTTTTTGGACTTTATGGGCTGGTCTAGCTACACCAGAA
This window harbors:
- the KAFR0C00760 gene encoding alpha,alpha-trehalase (similar to Saccharomyces cerevisiae NTH2 (YBR001C) and NTH1 (YDR001C); ancestral locus Anc_3.205), whose amino-acid sequence is MADPMSPISPLANSTPNFVTNSIQQQQTVPPSRRHHRRMSSLNEFNDPFSNAEIYYGPATDPRKVSTKKKFNRTRTMSVFNKVSDYKSNIPKDHHLKRRGSEDDTLLASQGNRRFFIDDVDKTLEELLANEDTDRNYQITIEDTGPKVLKIGTANSHGYNHVNIRGTYMLSNLLQELTIAKSFGRHQIYLDEARINENPVNRLSRLITNQFWNNLTRRIDLNNIGEIAMDTKIDTPEAKNPRVYVPYNCPDQYEFYIQASQMNPSLKLEVEYLPKNITPEYVKSLNRTPGLLALAMEEHVNPSTGEKSLIGYPYAVPGGRFNELYGWDSYMMALGLLESNKIDVAKGMVEHFIFEIEHYGKILNANRSYYLCRSQPPFLTDMAHIVFSRIGGNNNPNAINFLKRAFKAAIKEYKTVWCASPRYDPETGFSCYHPDGIGIPPETEPDHFDTILLPYTKKYNVSFEEFRRMYNEKEVDEPELDEFFLHDRGVRESGHDTTYRFEGVCAYLGTIDLNALLYKYEVDIANFIEKYCKGKYEDPEDGTMSTTEDWKNLAEKRKENITKYMWDEESGFFFDYNVKAKERTSYESATTFWTLWAGLATPEQAKIMVDKALPKLESLGGLVACTERSRGPISINRPYRQWDYPFGWAPHQILAWEGLCDYGYTATATRLSYRWLYMMTKAFVDYNGIVVEKYDVTRGTDPHRVEAEYGNQGADFKGVAKEGFGWVNSSYLLGLKFMNSHARRALGACIPPGPFFKSLKAEEKKLYGLS
- the YRB1 gene encoding Ran GTPase-binding protein YRB1 (similar to Saccharomyces cerevisiae YRB1 (YDR002W); ancestral locus Anc_3.204); protein product: MSEPVTKQEESSSAPKPPSSAVFSMFGGKKPETEVKKEDKADDESKKDEPKKNDEEDEEPDVHFEPVVHLEKVDVKTLEEDEEVLFKVRAKLFRFDADAKEWKERGTGDAKFLKNKATGKVRLLMRRDKTLKVCANHIIAPEYSLKPNVGSDRSWVYSCTADIAEGAPEAFTFAIRFGNKENADKFKEEFEKAQELNKK
- the GPI18 gene encoding GPI-anchor transamidase GPI18 (similar to Saccharomyces cerevisiae GPI18 (YBR004C); ancestral locus Anc_3.201), which codes for MSSSEPSSHLANYWKIIYVFLIGKSVQYLLVISTPPFPFDTSTSLLLDTLVTDKSEISNLANRLVWNKLLSWDAVYFIKGMIDSPEFENEFAFSLLWKKLVKMSTNGDNFYRILYTAVFYENIFHLLSCLVLYHLTLETFGSKRKFSREMALKTSILFVFTSAAGFLLSIYSESLSCLLAFTGVWLRELSVKFVSSKQFDIPWKYWPLYVIATTLCFTLATVNRTNCILLGLFYIFDLFQLIKLRHYKKAFLIPFLAGFLMFSCIIYQQYYIPFRTFCPQRGEWCHTQIYGFITKESLYSFIQSRYWNVGFLRYWTISNVPNFIMGFPNLIILVYSIIYFTRVYPINNLKPLCLISGGFLIIMIFLAHFQIINRLITFIPLHLWYLADRLVKKGQIKEGKMMRGGDDTIVKSYIYWLMIWIPVQTVLFACFLPPA